From Deltaproteobacteria bacterium, a single genomic window includes:
- the moaC gene encoding cyclic pyranopterin monophosphate synthase MoaC — MVDVTEKPPTVRTARAGAVVRMKPETLALVMEGRVKKGSVWETAKIAGIMAAKKTGELIPLCHPLAITHAGVEFFPEPSTGLVRIEATATVTGPTGVEMEALTAVAVAALTLYDMVKAVDRAVVITDIRLLEKSGGRSGHYLADKDA, encoded by the coding sequence ATGGTGGACGTGACGGAAAAGCCCCCCACGGTACGCACGGCCCGGGCCGGGGCCGTGGTGCGCATGAAGCCGGAGACCTTGGCCCTTGTAATGGAGGGCCGGGTGAAAAAGGGAAGCGTCTGGGAAACCGCCAAAATCGCCGGGATCATGGCAGCCAAGAAAACCGGCGAGCTGATCCCCCTGTGCCATCCCTTGGCCATCACCCACGCGGGCGTGGAATTTTTTCCGGAGCCTTCAACCGGCCTTGTGCGCATAGAGGCCACGGCCACGGTCACCGGCCCCACCGGGGTGGAGATGGAGGCCCTCACCGCCGTTGCTGTGGCGGCTCTCACCCTTTACGACATGGTGAAGGCCGTGGACAGGGCCGTGGTGATAACGGATATAAGGCTCCTGGAAAAAAGCGGCGGCAGAAGCGGGCATTACCTTGCGGACAAGGACGCCTGA
- a CDS encoding NINE protein encodes MSSIPKASDEKYCTECGEIIKARAEICPKCGVRQFPPPFGGGLGQTAPNGKNRLAAILFAFFLGVIGAHKFYLGQTGWGILYLAFFWTGIPAVVGIIEAILLLVMSEEDFIAKYGNL; translated from the coding sequence ATGTCATCCATCCCCAAGGCAAGCGACGAAAAATACTGCACGGAATGTGGCGAGATAATCAAGGCCAGGGCCGAAATCTGCCCCAAGTGCGGGGTCCGGCAGTTTCCGCCGCCCTTCGGGGGCGGCCTGGGGCAAACGGCCCCCAACGGCAAAAACAGGCTGGCGGCGATACTCTTCGCCTTTTTTCTGGGCGTCATCGGCGCGCACAAGTTCTACCTGGGCCAGACCGGCTGGGGAATCCTCTACCTCGCCTTTTTCTGGACCGGGATTCCGGCTGTGGTGGGGATAATCGAAGCCATTCTGCTCCTGGTGATGAGCGAGGAGGATTTTATCGCGAAGTACGGAAACCTCTGA
- a CDS encoding type II toxin-antitoxin system HicA family toxin, translated as MGTVPILKPHEVIAILLRLGFTEVRQRGSHKQFRDSQGRSTTVPFHQGRDISPILLRQISKDIGIALDEMLKHK; from the coding sequence ATGGGAACTGTTCCGATTCTCAAACCCCATGAAGTCATCGCCATCCTTCTAAGACTCGGCTTCACCGAAGTCCGCCAGAGGGGGTCGCACAAACAGTTCCGCGACTCCCAGGGACGCTCCACAACCGTTCCGTTTCACCAGGGCCGCGACATCTCCCCCATCCTGCTGCGCCAGATATCAAAAGACATCGGTATTGCACTGGATGAAATGCTCAAACACAAATAG
- a CDS encoding type II toxin-antitoxin system HicB family antitoxin: protein MKNYSAIIERCPQTGLYVGFVPGFPGAHAQGESLDELRRNLHEVISMLLEDGEPVLECEFIGVQNVVMA, encoded by the coding sequence ATGAAAAACTACTCGGCGATAATCGAGCGTTGCCCGCAAACAGGCCTCTATGTGGGTTTTGTGCCGGGATTTCCCGGCGCGCACGCCCAGGGGGAATCCCTGGATGAGCTGCGCCGCAACCTTCACGAAGTGATTTCAATGCTTCTCGAAGACGGCGAACCCGTGCTGGAATGCGAGTTTATCGGAGTTCAGAACGTGGTAATGGCATGA
- a CDS encoding alpha/beta hydrolase has protein sequence MNRFFERMGGIFKASADLGQGVVNGIAGDYLSARNNGLSQKMAFYHKGEPLSLSWRGVRAAHPDAGEKVVVMVHGLCCNEVLFGFPGEPETDYGTLLKKDLGYTPFYLRYNTGLHISENGREFNRMMEELFSVWPGKISEIVLIGHSMGGLIIRSACHYGIEKGSAWTRAVSRVFYLGSPHLGAPLEKVGNTFTWLLKAVPTAYTWVVADLINLRSAAIKDLRFGYVIDEEWKGHDPDELLKNRRQKAELLPHARHYTVAGTLNRDPDHPVTKAIGDILVRIPSAVPPASGVKNAPVFEAENQVVFPGLHHFALAAHPKVYEQIKAWCLEESNPQP, from the coding sequence ATGAACCGCTTCTTCGAAAGGATGGGCGGCATTTTCAAGGCTTCGGCTGACCTTGGCCAGGGGGTGGTGAATGGAATTGCGGGGGATTATCTCTCGGCCAGGAATAACGGCCTTTCCCAGAAAATGGCCTTTTACCACAAGGGCGAGCCCCTTTCCCTTTCGTGGCGCGGCGTCCGCGCGGCCCACCCGGACGCCGGGGAAAAGGTCGTTGTAATGGTTCATGGCCTCTGCTGCAACGAGGTCCTGTTCGGTTTTCCAGGCGAGCCGGAAACCGACTACGGAACGCTTCTTAAAAAAGATTTGGGATACACTCCCTTTTATTTGAGGTATAATACGGGTCTTCACATCTCGGAAAACGGCAGGGAGTTCAACCGCATGATGGAGGAGCTTTTCTCCGTCTGGCCCGGAAAAATCTCCGAGATCGTGCTGATAGGCCACAGCATGGGCGGGCTTATAATTCGAAGCGCCTGCCATTACGGAATCGAAAAGGGCTCGGCCTGGACCCGCGCCGTAAGCCGGGTTTTCTACCTGGGCTCGCCCCACCTGGGAGCCCCCCTGGAAAAAGTGGGCAACACCTTCACGTGGCTTTTAAAGGCCGTGCCCACCGCCTACACCTGGGTGGTTGCGGACCTCATCAACTTAAGAAGCGCCGCCATCAAGGATTTGCGCTTCGGATACGTGATAGACGAGGAGTGGAAGGGGCACGATCCTGACGAGCTTTTGAAGAACCGCCGCCAAAAGGCTGAGCTTTTGCCCCACGCCCGCCACTACACCGTGGCCGGGACCCTGAACCGCGACCCGGACCACCCGGTCACCAAGGCCATAGGCGACATTCTGGTGCGCATACCCAGCGCCGTGCCGCCTGCCTCCGGAGTCAAAAACGCCCCGGTTTTCGAGGCGGAAAACCAGGTGGTCTTTCCGGGCCTTCACCATTTCGCCCTGGCCGCCCACCCCAAGGTATATGAGCAGATAAAAGCCTGGTGCCTGGAAGAATCGAACCCCCAACCGTAA
- a CDS encoding sigma-54-dependent Fis family transcriptional regulator: MSPTDPKYVLAEHLNILAEQKGKLEEKSRFFEALLRGLPGIFYVFDEKLKLVLWNENAEAVTGYSQDDLKQDDLLEMITEADRRTVLRAIRGAFATGFGVTEARMTTKDGRAIPYFFTGQSTRIDDKAYLVGMGLDMSPVKQAESALKESEALYHLFAERMTEGVMLFTGPKILFVNRAFCDMCGYESMEELMKVKPLDLAAESYTIYFRELYDALAAGLAQERFFQARWKKKDGAEIWVEGRGNRIFWKEKPSIIITVRDITEAKEKELSMKEEAEQLRRENVNLRSSIKDRYKFGDIIGKSPAMQKVYELVLNAAATSANVIIYGESGTGKELVARAIHLMSSRSKNDFVPVNCAAIPENLLESEFFGHKKGAFTGAHTDKHGFLDLADAGTLFLDEVGELTPVLQVKLLRAIEGGGYTPVGSNATKTSNFRIIAATNRNLMDLCRKGQMREDFFFRIHIIPITIPPLRQRKDDIPLLVEHFLRVYSPDKKFVPLPGQVMEALSNYDWPGNVRELQNVIQRYLTVKRLDFLTPQALGGHSGRGAEPSPAPSAFAHNPAANPAYSGEDEEGQVGLRDATQSVEKNVIQEALDQNRWNKSRTALALGISRKTLFRKMQQFGLI, translated from the coding sequence ATGTCACCAACCGACCCCAAGTACGTCCTGGCCGAACACCTCAATATACTTGCCGAGCAAAAGGGGAAGCTCGAGGAGAAGAGCAGGTTCTTCGAGGCCCTTCTGCGCGGGCTTCCGGGCATCTTCTACGTTTTCGACGAGAAGCTGAAACTGGTCCTCTGGAACGAAAACGCAGAAGCCGTCACGGGCTACAGCCAGGACGATCTCAAGCAGGACGACCTTCTGGAAATGATCACCGAGGCCGACCGCCGCACGGTCCTCCGGGCCATAAGGGGGGCCTTCGCCACGGGTTTCGGGGTCACCGAGGCCCGCATGACCACCAAGGACGGGCGGGCCATTCCGTATTTTTTCACCGGCCAGAGCACCCGCATCGACGACAAGGCCTACCTTGTGGGCATGGGCCTGGATATGAGCCCGGTGAAGCAGGCCGAAAGCGCCTTGAAGGAAAGCGAGGCCCTTTATCATCTTTTCGCCGAGCGCATGACCGAGGGCGTGATGCTCTTCACCGGCCCGAAAATCCTTTTCGTGAACCGGGCCTTTTGCGACATGTGCGGCTATGAAAGCATGGAAGAGCTGATGAAGGTGAAGCCCCTGGACCTTGCCGCCGAAAGCTACACCATATACTTCCGGGAGCTTTACGACGCCCTGGCGGCGGGGCTTGCCCAGGAGCGCTTTTTCCAGGCCCGCTGGAAGAAAAAGGACGGCGCGGAAATCTGGGTGGAGGGCAGGGGAAACCGCATCTTCTGGAAGGAAAAGCCAAGCATCATCATAACCGTGCGGGACATCACCGAGGCCAAGGAAAAAGAGCTTTCCATGAAGGAGGAGGCCGAGCAGCTCCGGCGTGAAAACGTCAATCTGCGAAGCTCGATCAAGGACCGCTACAAGTTCGGCGACATAATCGGCAAAAGCCCCGCCATGCAGAAGGTTTACGAGCTGGTGCTTAACGCCGCAGCCACCTCCGCCAACGTCATAATATACGGTGAGTCCGGCACGGGCAAGGAGCTTGTGGCGCGCGCCATTCATCTCATGAGCAGCCGCAGCAAGAACGATTTCGTGCCCGTGAACTGCGCGGCCATTCCCGAAAACCTTCTGGAAAGCGAGTTTTTCGGCCACAAGAAGGGGGCCTTCACCGGCGCCCACACCGACAAGCACGGGTTTTTGGACCTTGCCGACGCGGGCACCCTTTTTCTGGACGAGGTGGGCGAGCTTACCCCGGTCCTCCAGGTGAAGCTCCTGCGGGCAATTGAGGGCGGCGGCTACACCCCGGTGGGGTCCAACGCCACCAAGACCTCCAATTTCAGGATCATCGCCGCCACCAACCGGAACCTCATGGACCTTTGCCGCAAGGGCCAGATGCGCGAGGACTTCTTCTTCAGAATCCACATAATCCCCATCACCATCCCGCCCCTTCGCCAGCGCAAGGACGACATACCGCTTCTGGTGGAGCATTTCCTTCGGGTCTACTCGCCCGATAAAAAATTCGTGCCCCTTCCGGGGCAGGTGATGGAGGCCCTTTCCAACTACGACTGGCCGGGCAACGTCCGGGAGCTTCAGAACGTGATCCAGCGCTACCTTACGGTGAAGCGCCTGGACTTCCTCACCCCCCAGGCCCTTGGCGGCCACTCCGGGCGGGGGGCCGAGCCTTCGCCAGCTCCTTCAGCATTCGCGCACAATCCTGCCGCCAACCCCGCGTACTCCGGCGAGGACGAGGAAGGCCAGGTGGGCCTTAGGGACGCCACCCAGAGTGTGGAAAAGAACGTGATCCAGGAGGCCCTGGACCAGAACCGCTGGAACAAGTCCAGGACCGCCCTGGCCCTTGGAATTTCCCGAAAAACCCTTTTCCGCAAGATGCAGCAGTTTGGGCTGATTTGA
- a CDS encoding cobalamin B12-binding domain-containing protein: MEEGGKIRVLIAKPGLDGHERGARIIAYGLRDAGFEVIYTGLRQTPQEIARAAVEEDADVVGLSILSGAHLSLTQKVLDRLKDANAGDIMVIVGGVIPDADVEPLEKMGVAGVFTAGTPITAVAEFIKTEIAKKSK, encoded by the coding sequence ATGGAAGAGGGCGGAAAAATCCGGGTTCTGATCGCAAAACCGGGCCTGGACGGCCATGAACGCGGCGCGCGCATCATCGCATACGGCCTTAGGGACGCGGGCTTCGAGGTCATCTACACGGGCCTTCGCCAGACGCCCCAGGAAATAGCCAGGGCCGCAGTTGAGGAAGACGCCGACGTGGTGGGGCTTTCCATTCTTTCGGGCGCGCACCTTTCCCTCACCCAAAAGGTGCTGGACCGCCTGAAAGACGCCAATGCGGGCGACATAATGGTGATCGTGGGCGGGGTCATACCGGATGCCGACGTGGAACCCCTGGAGAAAATGGGCGTGGCGGGAGTCTTCACCGCAGGAACGCCCATAACGGCGGTGGCGGAATTCATCAAGACAGAAATCGCCAAGAAATCGAAATGA
- a CDS encoding methylmalonyl-CoA mutase produces MSDIEKIKKEKARWEEEELTPRLKKFNLEKPVTSFCTPVDLPEHDFLNKVGFPGEYPFTAGNASVEFWKANSKLAALFGFRPDWGGTRGVGKYGGFGTAEDYRDYLIRMHSMGRTGGPNIAFDLATQCGYDSDSEYAEGEIGKVGVAIDTFRDLAVIYEPYTGDKEIDKQPSNFTINAPCVVILAMYYVLAKKRGVDPAKLHGTPQNDILKEFIARGTYIYPPGPSLRLFKDSLVFMRRNMPKFNVNSIGGYHMREAGATRVQDLAFSMANAAAYLKAGIEAGLDINDFAQMFTFNAFGGSMEIYHEIAFHRASRRIYSRLLKETFGATNPKAMIIRQPVSAHIGCSSTTLQRPINNWVRAAVGGVAAGMTGYIPAAFPPWDEPMGLGHSQEATQMQFDATRILMYETGLTDVQDPWAGSYFMESLTDQTEAEALAEMAKIEAMGGAVAAIDSGYMQRAVAKSAYEKQKRIESQEDLVVGVNCFTGPLEQDVRVNTAVEPTYDPVRMATAEERQVAKLKALKRERDNRTVASLLNTLKDHAKDENKNLMPDICEAVENDCTLQEICDVMREVFGVYQQVKL; encoded by the coding sequence ATGAGCGACATCGAAAAAATAAAAAAGGAAAAGGCCCGGTGGGAGGAGGAAGAGCTCACCCCCAGGCTGAAGAAATTCAACCTGGAAAAGCCCGTAACGAGCTTCTGCACCCCGGTGGACCTTCCGGAACACGATTTTCTTAATAAGGTAGGCTTTCCCGGCGAATACCCCTTCACAGCCGGAAACGCCTCGGTGGAGTTCTGGAAGGCGAATTCAAAGCTGGCGGCCCTTTTCGGGTTCCGGCCCGACTGGGGCGGCACGCGGGGCGTGGGCAAATACGGCGGCTTCGGCACAGCAGAGGATTACCGCGACTATCTGATCAGGATGCATTCCATGGGCCGCACGGGCGGGCCCAACATCGCCTTCGATCTGGCCACCCAGTGCGGCTATGATTCGGACTCCGAGTACGCCGAGGGTGAAATCGGCAAGGTGGGCGTGGCCATTGACACCTTCCGCGATCTGGCCGTGATCTACGAGCCCTACACCGGCGACAAGGAAATCGACAAACAGCCGTCCAATTTCACCATCAACGCGCCCTGCGTGGTGATCCTGGCCATGTATTATGTTTTGGCCAAAAAGCGCGGGGTAGACCCCGCCAAACTCCACGGCACGCCCCAGAACGACATTTTAAAGGAATTCATAGCGCGCGGCACCTACATCTATCCGCCGGGGCCGAGCCTTCGCCTGTTCAAGGACTCGCTGGTCTTCATGCGGCGGAACATGCCGAAATTCAACGTGAATTCCATCGGCGGCTACCACATGCGCGAGGCGGGCGCTACACGCGTGCAGGACCTGGCCTTCTCCATGGCCAACGCGGCGGCCTACTTGAAGGCGGGAATCGAGGCTGGGCTCGACATCAACGACTTCGCCCAGATGTTCACCTTCAACGCCTTCGGCGGCAGCATGGAGATTTATCACGAGATCGCCTTTCACAGGGCCTCCCGCCGCATCTATTCCAGGCTTTTGAAGGAGACCTTCGGGGCCACAAATCCCAAGGCCATGATCATCCGCCAGCCGGTTTCGGCCCACATCGGCTGCTCGTCAACAACCCTCCAGAGGCCCATCAACAACTGGGTGCGGGCCGCAGTTGGCGGGGTGGCGGCTGGCATGACGGGTTACATCCCGGCGGCCTTCCCGCCCTGGGACGAGCCTATGGGCCTTGGCCACAGCCAGGAAGCCACCCAGATGCAGTTCGACGCCACCCGGATCCTCATGTACGAAACCGGTCTCACCGACGTGCAGGACCCCTGGGCCGGGTCGTATTTCATGGAGAGCCTCACGGATCAGACCGAAGCCGAGGCCCTTGCGGAAATGGCGAAAATCGAGGCCATGGGCGGGGCGGTGGCGGCCATAGATTCCGGCTACATGCAGCGGGCCGTGGCGAAATCCGCCTATGAGAAGCAGAAGCGCATCGAGTCCCAGGAAGACCTTGTGGTGGGCGTCAACTGCTTCACCGGCCCCCTTGAGCAGGATGTGAGGGTCAACACCGCCGTGGAGCCGACTTATGACCCGGTGCGCATGGCCACAGCCGAGGAGCGCCAGGTGGCCAAACTTAAGGCGCTCAAGCGCGAGCGCGACAACAGGACCGTCGCCTCGCTCTTAAACACCCTGAAAGATCACGCGAAGGACGAAAACAAGAACCTCATGCCGGACATCTGCGAGGCTGTGGAAAACGACTGCACCTTGCAGGAAATCTGCGATGTCATGAGGGAAGTTTTTGGAGTCTATCAGCAGGTGAAGCTGTAG
- the meaB gene encoding methylmalonyl Co-A mutase-associated GTPase MeaB: protein MQLNVFKENRGVAKASWKELTDGVLKGDVRSLARIITRVENREPGWHEAMKALYPASGGAVVVGITGSPGAGKSTLTNAIAGAFAKAGRKIGVIAVDPSSPFSGGALLGDRLRMRESSTHPDIFIRSMATRGALGGLCQGARDVARIMAAFGKDLILIETVGVGQDEIEVVKAADCVMVVLTPGQGDGIQALKAGIMEIADIYVVNKADREGADEVVADVLGMLSIAGGDQSPVLKVSALKGLGIDEVVKAVDAHAGRSRNRETWMRERIKAEILTLLEGEILNRLIAKFGKNGALDKAVSQILERESDPYTAVETLLPRMAEAASGETKK, encoded by the coding sequence ATGCAGTTGAACGTCTTTAAGGAAAACCGTGGCGTGGCAAAGGCTTCCTGGAAAGAACTGACCGACGGGGTTTTAAAAGGCGACGTGCGGAGCCTTGCCCGGATCATCACCCGCGTGGAAAACCGCGAGCCCGGATGGCACGAGGCCATGAAGGCCCTGTATCCGGCATCCGGCGGGGCCGTGGTGGTGGGAATCACAGGCAGCCCCGGCGCGGGAAAAAGCACCCTCACCAACGCCATCGCAGGGGCCTTTGCCAAAGCGGGAAGAAAAATAGGCGTCATCGCTGTTGACCCAAGCTCTCCATTTTCGGGCGGGGCTCTTCTGGGCGACCGCCTGCGGATGCGGGAAAGTTCCACCCACCCGGATATCTTCATAAGATCGATGGCCACGCGCGGCGCGCTGGGCGGGCTCTGCCAGGGGGCGCGGGACGTGGCCCGGATAATGGCCGCCTTCGGCAAGGATTTGATCCTCATCGAAACCGTGGGGGTGGGCCAGGACGAGATAGAGGTGGTGAAAGCGGCGGACTGCGTGATGGTGGTTCTCACCCCCGGCCAGGGCGACGGAATCCAGGCCCTCAAGGCCGGAATCATGGAAATCGCCGACATCTACGTGGTGAACAAGGCGGACCGGGAAGGCGCTGATGAGGTTGTGGCGGACGTATTGGGGATGCTCTCCATAGCGGGCGGCGACCAGTCCCCGGTCTTGAAGGTTTCGGCCCTGAAAGGCCTTGGAATCGACGAGGTTGTGAAGGCTGTGGACGCCCACGCGGGCCGCTCCAGGAACCGAGAAACCTGGATGAGGGAGCGCATAAAGGCGGAAATACTGACGCTTCTGGAAGGCGAGATTTTAAACCGTCTCATCGCAAAATTCGGTAAAAACGGGGCTTTGGACAAGGCCGTGTCCCAAATTCTGGAACGCGAAAGCGACCCATATACGGCGGTTGAAACGCTTCTGCCCAGGATGGCGGAGGCGGCCTCAGGAGAAACGAAAAAATGA